ACAACTCTCGTTAGCCATTCCTGCATGAAACTGAAGTTAGAAACCTTACGTGTTACAACTCTCGTTAGCCATTCCTGCATGAAACTGAAGTCGGGAAAACTTTTTTCTACCCCATGCTACAAAATGAAGTTTATTCCAATCCCAATAAGTCTATTTCATAAGATCAATGCATCAATCCAATCAAAATACAAAAGTTATTCATTAGTTAATAATGTTTTTAGCAGATCAGAATCTCAAAATTAGCAGAATCATAATCACAATGACAATCTTAATTAATCCcacagataaaaaaaaacgttCTCCGTACCGATAAGTAAACAAAGAAGCTCCAAGATCTGTAGAGAATAGAAGTATAATAGGTTTCTAATTCTCAGAGAAAATTGAATATCTGCTGTGTTATTAATGAAAAGATAATGGCTATTTAAAGCCTTACAAACAGAAACAAACTCAAACAATAACTCCTACTTTCTAGCTAACAAGATTATCCACAGATTGGATAAGATAGAGGTTTATTCAAAAACTCAATTGACTAGGTCTAACTTAACTTAAAATCCTAACAACTTCAGCAGATTCTCTGACTTCTTCATTCTCTCCCTTAAGCTAAACATTATGAAATATGTTTAGCTTACTTCACTGACTTCATGCATCCCCATCATGCCTCTGAGTTTGACAAAGGCATCAACTTTGAGAGGTTTGGTCATGATATCTGCGACCTGTTGAGCGCTTTCACAATATAGAAGTGCGATGGAACCTTCATTAACCAAATCTCTAAGAAAATGGTACCTAACTCGAATATGTCTGCAACTGCCATGATGAACCGGATTTTTGGAAAGTTTTATGGTGGATGTGTTGTCGCACATGATCTTGATGCACTCTTCTTCTTTATGTCCAACTTGCTTTAGGATTCTTTTCAGCCATATTGCTTGGCAAGCACTGGTCCCAGCAGCCACATATTCAGCTTCTGTGGTAGACAATGTCACAATTGGTTGTTTCTTTGAGCTCCATGATACAACTCCTGAGCTTAGCATAAATACATAACCACTAGTGCTCTTGCTATCTTCAAAGTCTCCAGCATAATCACTATCAGTGTATGCCAAAAGTTTGCTGTCTGTGCCATGCTTATAGTAGACCCCATAGCATATTGTGCCCTTTAGGTAACGCAATGCTCTCTTGGCTGCCTGCATATGGAGATCAGTTGGACTTGCCATAAACCTGCTCAGAAGACTAGTTACAAACATTAAATCAGGCCTGGTTGATGTCAAATAGAACAGGCTTCCTACAAGCTGCTTGTAATGAGTTGCATCCACTGTGGTTCCATTCTTATCTCTCCCTAGCTTTGTGCCTGGAACAATTGGTGTGCCAACCATCTTGCTCTCAAGCATTCCAAACCTCTTCAAAACTAGCAGAGCATATCTCTTTTGATAAATGAAGATCCCTTCATTATTTTGAAGAACTTCTAATCCAAGAAAATAACTCATAGTTCCCATGTCAGtcatgtcaaattcttgcatcATTGACTTCTTGAAGTTAATCAGAGAAAACATATTATCTCCAGTAAAAATTAGATCATCAACGTATATACTTACAATGATTGTGTGACCTTCATTGCTTTGTTTGGTGAAAAGTGTGGGTTCACTGACACATTTCTGGAATCCTTCCTTCATAAAATACCCATCAATGCGACTGAACCAAGCACGAGGGGCTTGTTTCAGTCCATACAAAGCTTTATGGAGTTCATATACTTTGCattcctttcccttcttcaCATATCCTTTTGGCTGCTCTACGTATACCTTCTCATTGAGTTCTCCATGTAGAAAGGCAGATTTGACGTCGAGTTGAAATACTTTCCATCCCTTATGTGCAACTACAGCAATAATGGTTCGAACAGTGTCTAATCTTGCAACTGGGGCATATACTTCAGAATAATCAATTCCTTCCCCTTGTGAGTATCCCTTCGCCACAAGATGAGCCTTATATTTTATCACCTCACCATGTTCATTTCGTTTGGTTTTGAAAATCCATTTAACACCGATCTTCTTAGCACCACTAGGTAGATCAGTTAGACACCGGGTTTTGTTCTTCTCAATAGATTGCATTTCTAAATCCATTGCAAGCCTCCATTTTTCTTCTTTAACTGCTTCTTCGAAAAACACAGGATCTTCAACATCACTGGCTactatataagctgcttcatcttcttcacttaAGCCCTCTCCACTTTCATACTCTCCCATCCAAGTTGgcattcttctttctctcctaTTGACCGTGTTGCTGGTCCCTTCATTGTTATTATCATTGCTTTCACTCCCCACACTGCTAGTTCTATCTTCACTATTTTCTCTGCCCGAAACATTTTCTTCCCCAATATCAGACTCTGTTTCTCCTTCTGTCCCATCCTCCTCATTGTTATTCTCTCTTCTACACTCATTATCATCATCACTAAGATCATCCTCACCCCACACTAATTTTGTTTCTATTTGCTCTCCAAAATTTGTTCCCCAATCCCAATTTTTTTCTTCCTAAAAAATCACATCTTTACTAACAATAACTCTTCTACTCTTAGGGTCAAATAAACGATATCCTTTTGACTCATCACTCACACCTAATAAAATACATGGAAAACTTTTATCATCAAGTTTTCTTCGTTTTGCCTCTGGGATATGTACATGGGCAACACATCCCCAAATTTTGAAATGGCTCACTGTGGGCTTAACTCCACTCCAGGCTTCTTGTGGTGTGATGTTCTTCACAGCCATTGTAGGACATCTATTCAACACATAAAATGTCCAAATGACAGCTTCAGTCCAAAAAGGTTTGGGGACCTTTTTAGCAGTGAGCATGCAACGAACCATATTCATGACAGTTCTATTTTTGCGTTCTGCAACTCCGTTCTGATGGGGTGTGTATGCTGTGGTGAGTTGTCTCTTGATCCCTTCCTCTTTGCAGAAAGATTTGAAGTTAAGAGAGGTGAACTCTCCCCCTCGATCTGTTCTCAAACATTTTATGGATTCTCCTGTTTCTTTTTCAACCAATTTTTGAAACATTCAAGAGCTTCTGATTTTTCATTAAGTAAATAGGGCCAAGCTTTACgactaaaatcatcaataaagCAAAGAAGGTATCTTTTTCCACTGTTGGACATAGGTTCAATAGGGCCACATATATTTGAATGAATGAGCTCTAGAACTTTGCTCGCGCGCCACTGACTTTTCTTTGGAATTGCACTTTGATGTTGCTTGCCAGTGAAACAGTCCACACAAATTATGTTTGATGTCTCCATTTGGGGCAGTCCTTTTACCATGTTCTTTCTTTGAAGAGTCGTCAAGCCTTTTTGGTTGAGATGGCCATATCGTTGGTGCCAAAGATAAGTAAGGTCAGATGTGGTATGTAGGCATTCTCCAACATTGGATTTTGAAATAGCTGAGGATTGATTGAACAACACGAACATTCTATTGGCACTCATTTTTGTATGAGCAATTAAGCCCTTTTGAGGATGATAAATGTTGCATTCTCCATTTTTTTATCAAGATTTCAAGTCCTCGCTCTTGCAACTGACCAACACTTAGCAAATTGTTTTTCAAATcgggaacataataaacatctTTCACAATAAAATTAGTGCCATTGAAAACCAAATTGACACTACCTTTCCCAGCAACTAACATTCTAGAATTATTTCCACATTTAACAGAATGTTGTATGCCATCAACCATGCTTGTAAACATACCTCTATCTCCACACATGTGGTTTGAGCAGCCGGAGTCTATAAACCATGCATTGTTTCTTCCGGTGTCCTTTTCCTTCACATACGCCATCAAAACCAGCTCTTCTTCCTCATTGAATTCAGCATAATTTGCTTCCTTGTCCCAAGTAGGACATTCATATTGGAAATGCCCCAAATTGTGACATTTGAAGCATTCTACAGTGGCTTTTGTGAAGAATTGTCTTCCTCTTCCACGACCTCCTCGACCCCTACCTCTGAAaactcctcttcctcttcctcgaCTGCTTTCTACTTTGAAAGCATGATCAATATCATCTCTGTTAATTTTCTTGAACTTCTGTTCATGTATCACTAGAGAGCTCTGAAGTTCATCCACAGACATTGCCTCGGTGTCTTTAGATTCTTCGATCGAGATTACCACATAGGTGAATCTGTCTGTTAATGTGCGAAGAATCTTTTGTACCACATTTGAATCTGTCACATTTCCTCCATTGCTTCTCATTTTGTTTGCCACTGCCATGACCTTAGCAAAATAAGCCGAGATAGTTTCCCCCTCCTTCCTTTGAAGCACTTCAAAGTCTCTTTTCAGGGAGTTGAGAAGTGACCTCTTTACTCGTTCATTTCCTCCGAACTTGCTTTTCATAGAATCCCAAACGATCTTGGAATTGCGTCTATCTAAGATCTGTTCGAAAATCTCTCTGTCTATGGCTCTGAAGAGTTAATGCTTCACTTTATGATCTTTTGTTCTGGCATTCTCTAGTTGCAACTGCTGTGCATCAGTCAATACCGTAGTCTCAGATGGTTCCTCAAAGCCATTTTCTACTAAACTCCACAATCCTTTTGCACGAAGAAGATTTTCCATCAGCTCACTCCAATGGTCATAATATCGACCATCAAAATGAGGAATCTTTGCAGAAAGTTTTTCCTCACTCATCTCTCGTGTTTTTCCTGTTTTAACTAAGCTGCtgcttaatttttcttttccccttttttattatttcgctctgataccagtttgtaAAGAATAGAAGTATAATAGGTTTCTAATTCTCAGAGAAAACTGAATATCTGCTGTGTTATTAATGAAAAGATAATGGCTATTTAAAGCCTTACAAACAGAAACAAACTCAAACAATAACTCCTACTTTCTAGCTAACAAGATTATCCACAGATTGGATAAGATAGAGGTTTATTCAAAAACTCAATTGACTAGGTCTAACTTAACTTAAAATCCTAACAACTTCAGCAGATTCTCTGACTTCTTCAAGATCTCCTTCGTAAGACAAATTTGGGACACCCATTCACCAAAACACACATTAACACCATCACCAAAATTTTGGAACCTAACAACTCATCGGACCCATCATAATTTCCACTCTTGCGAGATCATTTCGGATTGAGATTGAGGAATTGGAGTTTGGGACAGGTTTCGGGAATGAAATTGGTGTGGGCACTGTTTATGTGTGTGGATGATTCAAACGTAAGTTTGGGCATCTGGGTAAGAATATGTTTGAATGGTAGAAAAAGAACACAAAAAAACAGTATTTGAAATAGATGGTTTGGCTACAATGTAAAAATATGTCCAACTTTACCTTAAATACCTCAAGGAGAGGATTATCTCACAGATATAAGTGGCCTTACGGCTCACTAATGCGTAACAAAGACTAATTTGAGAAGTTGGAGACGTTGCTAAAAGGGGAATGCAGAGTGAGTAATGTATTGGAGATGAGATATTTGCACATCTCAACAATCCTCAAGTTGAAAAGGTTCTCTCTAGCTTTACCCGAGTTCATTCCTAGCAGGATATTGTATTATACAGGTCACTTGTGTATCAAAATGACAACTCAGACATGAACCTCAACCTCATATCAGACCCTTGTCAAAGAGGGCATTCCTATATTTCTTTACAGGTGACTTACACCTCAAACTTAATTCAATGTTATATTGGATCCAGCTGATGATACATTATGGTTCTGAAAAATAGTGAGAAGGATAATAGCCGTTACTTTGGTAAGGGCACAAACATCACAGGCTCTTACGCTTTTCAGGTCGTTTATATCATCAGTTGTGTACCTACCTATGCAAAAACAGAAACCCAGATAGGGAAGGGTACCATATATATTATCACACTTCAATGTTAAAAAAGGAAATTCTTACTATTACCTGTCCGTCACGGGTATGAATTTCTGTTTCTGTGGTTGTATTCAGTGATCCAAATTCCTTTCCTCAGTTGTAACACTCAGAATAATTTCCAGCTTCACCATCTACCCCGGATCACTACTAGCACTAAAGAACCAGACTCAGGACTCCCCAGTTCCAATACACAACCTTCTATCCAGAGGCAAAGTACAGCTGTAGGTAAATAATAAACGAACAAGCGAAACTACTGTCAGTATATTATAGAAAGAAATCAACATCGCAAGCTGTTCATTCCAATATGTAAATTTCAGGTTTCTCGAAGTACAGAACTATTGATAGAATTTCAAGCAGTGataaaaaaagaagagattTCTGAAAAAGAATCTATGTTCAATTGTGTGTTTCACGTTTACATTTGAGCAAAAGAATCCCTAGCCTCTGCAACGAGGATCTGCAAAAATGGAAGTGTCATATATGTATTTGTAGTGGAGCATGCCAAGTCTCCAACTATGTCAACAAACAGATGATCTACACTGACAAAAATCTTCAGGATTACTGACTCTCCCTTCTACTTACAATTATAATCAGCATGATGAAGAGACCACCTTCCATGTATGCTGAAGGAAGTATCTGAAACAACAAAATATGCATACAACAGCCAGGGCAACTTCACTCTTGCATCAGCATTAATTACCCAAAGCTacaataaccaaattctgcatcTTCTAAGCTCTGAACCTTTTGAATTCAAACCAAATCTCATAGTGGTTAAAAAGCAAGCTGTCATGGGTATGCTTTCCCAAATACTCCAGCCCTAAACTTGTCAGCCTCTTCGTACATTCATCACCTCTCAGTCTTGAACAGAATTTGATATTATGTGAAACAAAGATTCGCCCATCATTAGGTTTCAGCTTATTTGCTAACCTTTCTAGACCAATCCAGACAAGATTATCAGGCATGTGAAGAAACACAGCACTTGCATATATTAAATCATACACAACTCCTGAACCAAACTTGGAGAAATCCATATCTTCCCCGTGTAAAATCAGAGGTCGTTTGCGTAGAAGACCCTGAGAAGGAAGCTCATATCTGAATGCAGCCATCAGAGAGAGGTCGTCCCTTTCAAGACAGTGGTAGTGTTCAGGATTAAGATACCGAATAAAATGCAAGCCAACTCGTAGTGTACCACATCCAATCTCAAGCACTTGTGAACCGGGTGACAGATGGACAGATTCAGCAAGGAATTCAAACACATCCCGCCCACCTGCCCATGGCTCCCCATAATTGCTATGGTGCTCTTCCACAAGGAGTTCACCTGGGCAAGGAAGCGCAGTATGATTATCAGATTCTGGCTGCTCATAATGTGAGATGCCCTTGTACCTAGGAAACATAAGTAAATCAATTTCCAACATACTGAACGATCATGCATCTTTTGGCTTCTAATAAAGTCACATATAAGCACATATTATAATTCATATCGTTAACCACTGTTCAGTTCAAGGCCATAAACTAATAAATCCACTGGTTAGAAAATGAGAACTTGGATCAAATGAAATGGCATACATTACGAGATGAAACGTTTAATCAATAATTCATCTCCTTTTAGCCTTTAATCTAGTAGGTCAAGCATCAAGTTAAAGTGCAAAGAGCCCATTGACGACAGCCCTCGAGAGGATGACTGAACATCACGCAAATATCACATGAATTGCTGTGACCTTGGAAAATTTAACTTCACCCGAGTTCAACATTTTTGACACTGAAATAAAGCACAGACCAAAACGGAAATCACATTGTTAAGGATTTCCTCTCCGCACACACAAAAATacctaaaaaaaagaaaaaaaaagcttctaagaaaaaaaaaatgagaagaaAAAGAGCTCTTACTGAAGAAGATCTTGGAGTTGCTGAGCCCTAGTGCGAGGATTAATGCCCTTGCGAAGAACATTCTGCTGCATATGTAATCCATTCACATGGATCTGATCCTTAAGCCAGTCGACATCCTCTTTGGACGGAGATAATCTCGGTTCAAATTCTCCAAATCCTCCAGCAGAGCGTTTAAGAGGAGGAGCAGAAACCGGACAATCACAAGAGGATAGAGAAGACAGGAAGAAGAAGAGCATAATTGCTGCAACCGACACCGACAGCGCCAGAACTGGCACCGTAATCACTATTCCCTTCTGTGTCGGTGCTGATGCTAAGAAACCCATTAACTTGTCCTTGTGCTCTTCACTATTGCCTTACCTCTGTATGTTTTGCTTGATTCTCGTTTTCTGTATCAGCATTTCCccatttctttcatttttaCAAGCCAAgctcctatttatttttagggtaaattctaaaaaaacccatgtggtttcaccgatttccaaataaacctctgtggtttgtttttacaaaaaaaaaagagcgtgtttaaatgctgacgtggcgaagggtaaatttggaaaaacaatttttcttttatttttttatttttcttttttatttcttcttcttcttcttcttcttcttcttcttcttcttcttcttcttcttcttcttcttcttcttctcctctctctctccccttctttttttttgtttctttttgtttCGATTTCAGATTTCCAAAATCAGAAATCTGAAAATTCCAGATTAATCTGGAAATTCCCAGATTTCCGATTctggaaatctggaatttccagagaAATATGGAAATATGCCTCACCACTTTGGAAGTCTCCTCAACTTCCTATTAATTCCATAATCAAATCCTAAATCAGATCAAAATCAATCAGAACTCAAGAAATTTTTCAAATCACACAAAGATCGAGAAATTAAATTACAAGGATGTCGAGAACATCGTCGTGGATTTGGAAGTCGAGATCGTCGGAGAGATGAGAGAGATTACCGGTGGACCATTTGAGAGTTACAGAGCCAGTGA
The sequence above is drawn from the Euphorbia lathyris chromosome 6, ddEupLath1.1, whole genome shotgun sequence genome and encodes:
- the LOC136233471 gene encoding uncharacterized protein → MGFLASAPTQKGIVITVPVLALSVSVAAIMLFFFLSSLSSCDCPVSAPPLKRSAGGFGEFEPRLSPSKEDVDWLKDQIHVNGLHMQQNVLRKGINPRTRAQQLQDLLQYKGISHYEQPESDNHTALPCPGELLVEEHHSNYGEPWAGGRDVFEFLAESVHLSPGSQVLEIGCGTLRVGLHFIRYLNPEHYHCLERDDLSLMAAFRYELPSQGLLRKRPLILHGEDMDFSKFGSGVVYDLIYASAVFLHMPDNLVWIGLERLANKLKPNDGRIFVSHNIKFCSRLRGDECTKRLTSLGLEYLGKHTHDSLLFNHYEIWFEFKRFRA